In Candidatus Cloacimonadota bacterium, the following proteins share a genomic window:
- the wecB gene encoding UDP-N-acetylglucosamine 2-epimerase (non-hydrolyzing) — MTILTIIGARPQFVKAAAVSREVAKHPEIKEIIVHTGQHFDANMSKIFFDQMQIPKPDYNLEINSLSHGAMTGRMIEKIEEVLLKEKPDWVLVYGDTNSTIAGSLAAKKLHIKVAHVEAGLRSFNRKMPEEINRILTDKISDLLLCPTDTAVKNLEVEGVGKNSLAKIVKCGDVMQDAAMFYADLVQKPDFELSSEFVLATIHRAENTDDPIRLKSIFGSLSKISQEIPIILPLHPRTKKIIADSQLTTQNSQLIIIDPVGYLEMIYLLKNCKLVMTDSGGLQKEAFFFHKPCVTLRDETEWVELVENNFNKIAGSDFTKILNGFNEMKNRDLDYNVNLYGNGTAAEKIIQELELFEVLSYK, encoded by the coding sequence ATGACCATCCTCACTATCATCGGAGCTCGACCACAATTCGTTAAAGCTGCAGCTGTTAGTCGCGAGGTCGCCAAGCATCCTGAAATTAAAGAAATTATAGTTCACACCGGCCAGCATTTTGATGCCAATATGAGCAAAATATTTTTCGATCAAATGCAGATTCCGAAACCTGATTACAATCTTGAGATCAACAGTCTTTCTCATGGAGCAATGACTGGCAGAATGATTGAGAAAATCGAAGAAGTTTTATTGAAAGAAAAACCGGATTGGGTGCTGGTTTATGGAGATACAAATTCAACGATTGCCGGCTCTTTGGCAGCAAAAAAACTTCATATCAAAGTTGCACATGTAGAAGCGGGATTACGTTCTTTCAATCGAAAAATGCCGGAAGAGATAAATCGTATTTTAACTGATAAAATTAGCGATTTGCTGCTTTGTCCGACCGATACGGCAGTAAAGAATCTTGAGGTTGAAGGAGTTGGAAAAAATTCGCTGGCAAAGATCGTGAAATGCGGTGATGTAATGCAGGATGCTGCCATGTTCTATGCCGATCTTGTTCAGAAACCAGATTTTGAACTATCTTCTGAATTCGTATTGGCAACAATTCATCGAGCAGAGAATACGGATGATCCAATTCGGTTAAAATCGATTTTTGGATCATTAAGTAAAATTTCCCAAGAAATTCCAATAATATTACCGCTTCATCCTCGAACAAAGAAAATAATAGCTGATTCACAACTCACAACTCAAAACTCGCAACTTATCATAATCGATCCGGTTGGATATCTGGAGATGATTTATTTATTGAAGAATTGCAAACTTGTGATGACCGACAGTGGTGGCTTGCAGAAAGAAGCGTTCTTCTTTCACAAACCCTGCGTAACTCTCCGAGATGAAACGGAATGGGTGGAATTGGTTGAGAATAATTTCAATAAAATTGCAGGAAGTGATTTTACTAAAATATTGAATGGATTTAACGAAATGAAAAATCGCGATTTGGATTATAATGTTAATC